Proteins encoded within one genomic window of Humulus lupulus chromosome 1, drHumLupu1.1, whole genome shotgun sequence:
- the LOC133807244 gene encoding 1-aminocyclopropane-1-carboxylate synthase 3-like, with protein MSLLSTKAACNTHGQDSSYFLGWEEYEKNPYDEIRNPKGIIQMGLAENQLSFDLLESWLAKNPDAAGFKRDGQSIFRELALFQDYHGLPAFKKAMVDFMSEIRGNKVTFDPNHLVLTAGATSANETLMFCLAEPGDAFLLPTPYYPGFDRDLKWRTGVEIVPIQCTSSNGFQITEDALEKAYQDAQCRNLRVKGVLITNPSNPLGTTTTLNEMNLLLNFIEEKEIHLISDEIYSGTVFNNPGFVSVMEVLKDRKNDQVRERVHVVYSLSKDLGLPGFRIGAIYSNDEMVVAAATKMSSFGLVSSQTQYLLSAMLSDKKFTKKYISENQKRLKKRHEKLVVGLQKNGISCLKSNAGLFCWVDMRHLLKSNTFEAEIDLWKKIVYDVKLNISPGSSCHCTEPGWFRVCFANMSEDTLELAMQRLKAFVTEFNRSNNNSLSVSTKNSRRKSITKWVFRLSFDGTEREPEQR; from the exons ATGAGTTTGTTATCTACAAAAGCCGCATGCAATACTCATGGCCAAGATTCTTCCTACTTCTTAGGATGGGAAGAGTATGAGAAAAACCCTTATGATGAAATTCGAAATCCAAAGGGAATTATCCAGATGGGTCTTGCAGAAAATCAG CTTTCATTCGACCTTCTAGAATCATGGCTTGCAAAGAACCCAGACGCAGCTGGATTCAAGAGAGATGGTCAATCCATTTTCAGAGAACTTGCTCTGTTCCAAGATTATCATGGACTCCCTGCATTCAAGAAAGCAATGGTTGATTTCATGTCTGAAATTAGAGGAAACAAAGTAACGTTTGACCCGAACCACCTAGTCCTAACCGCTGGTGCAACCTCGGCTAATGAGACACTCATGTTCTGTCTCGCTGAACCCGGCGATGCCTTCCTTCTCCCAACTCCATACTACCCTGG ATTTGATAGGGATCTTAAATGGAGAACCGGAGTTGAGATAGTACCTATTCAGTGCACAAGCTCAAATGGCTTCCAAATCACTGAAGATGCTTTGGAAAAAGCCTACCAAGATGCTCAATGTCGTAATTTAAGGGTCAAAGGTGTTTTGATCACCAACCCATCCAATCCCTTAGGCACCACAACAACACTAAACGAGATGAACCTTCTCCTTAACTTCATTGAAGAGAAAGAAATTCACCTTATCAGTGACGAAATTTACTCCGGGACAGTTTTTAACAACCCGGGCTTCGTAAGCGTCATGGAAGTTCTCAAGGACAGAAAAAATGACCAAGTTCGCGAGCGAGTTCATGTCGTTTACAGCCTCTCCAAAGATCTGGGTCTTCCCGGATTTCGCATTGGAGCAATCTACTCCAACGACGAGATGGTCGTAGCCGCAGCTACAAAAATGTCGAGCTTCGGTTTGGTCTCTTCTCAGACCCAATACTTGCTCTCGGCTATGTTGTCCGACAAAAAATTTACCAAAAAATACATTTCCGAAAACCAGAAGAGACTTAAGAAACGACATGAAAAGCTTGTCGTTGGTCTTCAGAAAAACGGAATCAGCTGCCTTAAAAGTAATGCCGGGTTGTTCTGTTGGGTTGACATGAGACACCTTCTCAAGTCTAACACTTTCGAAGCTGAAATAGATCTTTGGAAGAAGATTGTTTACGATGTGAAACTTAATATCTCCCCTGGTTCTTCGTGTCATTGTACCGAACCAGGTTGGTTCCGAGTTTGCTTCGCCAACATGTCCGAGGACACATTGGAGCTCGCAATGCAAAGGTTGAAAGCTTTTGTGACCGAGTTCAACCGCAGCAACAACAATAGCCTCTCAGTTTCAActaagaactcaagaagaaagtCAATCACCAAGTGGGTTTTCCGGCTATCATTCGACGGTACCGAACGGGAACCTGAACAACGATAG